ACCATAAGGGGAATCGACTTATGGTAAAATAGAGCAAATATGGCGAAAGAAAGGTGGACTTCATGGCAGACAGCGTGACAGTGCGGCAGTTGGTTAAGGCAACCAAGCTCGAGGTATACAGCGGCGAGGAGTATCTTGATCAGCGGCAAGTCGTTTTGAGTGATATTTCGCGTCCCGGCTTGGAACTGACTGGCTATTTTAATTACTATCCACATGAACGGATTCAATTGTTCGGTCGAACGGAAATTTCATTTGCGCGAAACATGTCATCCGAAGAACGTTTATTGATTTTAAAGCGCATGGCAACTGAAGATACCCCAGCATTTTTGGTATCGAGGGGGTTGGAGGCGCCGGCAGAAATGATCACCGCAGCGACAGCGGCTCATATTCCTGTTTTGGGATCGCGTTTGCCGACGACGCGTTTGTCGAGTCTGATTACCGAGTATTTGGATAGTCAGCTGGCGGAGAGGCGCAGTATGCATGGGGTGCTAGTCGATATTTATGGGCTCGGCGTGCTGATTACCGGCGATTCTGGTGTCGGCAAATCCGAAACAGCGTTGGAATTGGTTCAGCGTGGGCATCGCTTGATTGCCGATGATCGGGTTGATGTTTATCAACAGGATGAACAAACCATTGTCGGGGCTGCACCGCCGATTCTTTCGCATCTGCTGGAAATTCGTGGCTTGGGCATTATCGATGTCATGAATCTTTTCGGTGCTGGCGCTGTTCGTGAAGATACTACTATTTCATTAATCGTCCATCTCGAGAATTGGACACCAGACAAAACCTTTGATCGGCTTGGTTCTGGGGAACAGACACAATTAATTTTTGACGTGCCAGTGCCAAAAATCACAGTGCCAGTCAAGGTCGGGCGTAACTTGGCCATCATCATTGAAGTCGCGGCCATGAACTTCCGCGCCAAGTCAATGGGCTATGACGCCACCAAGACATTTGAAAAAAATCTTAATCATCTGATCGAGCATAATGAAGAAACCGACCAGAACAGTTCGGGGGACAAATAACTTGTTATTAGCACTTAATCCGATCGCTTTTCAATTAGGCGGTCTGGAAGTTCATTGGTACGGTATCATTATTGCCAGTGCCGTTCTAATTGCGGTTTATCTAGCGATGCGCGAAGCACCCAAACGCGGGATTAAGGAAGACCACATTTTGAATCTTATCTTGTGGGCGTTGCCGTTTGCCTTGATCGGCGCACGGCTTTACTATGTGGCGTTTGAATGGCCTTACTATGCCGCTCATCCCGGCGAAATCATTGCTATTTGGCATGGCGGGATTGCGATTTACGGTGCATTAATTGCCAGTGTCATCGTTTTTGCCATTTATTGTCGGGTCCAATGGTTGCCAGTTTGGCTTGTCCTCGATATTGCTGCACCAACTGTGATGTTGGCGCAGGCAATTGGTCGCTGGGGCAACTTCATGAATCAAGAAGCCCATGGTGCTGTGACCACGTTAGCCTATTTACGCGGCTTGCATTTGCCAGAATTTATCATTCAGCAGATGAACATCGGTGGGGCATATCGTCAACCGACTTTTCTGTATGAAAGCATGTGGAATCTAGTCGGCTTTGCTTTGCTCATGACGGTGCGTCACCATGAGCACTGGTTTAAGCAAGGCGAAGTGGTGTTGAGTTATGTGATGTGGTACAGCTTTGGCCGTTTCTTTGTTGAAGGTATGCGGACCGACTCATTGTATGTCATGCCCGGGCTGCGTGTTTCACAATTGTTGTCGATCATCTTATTTGTTGCAGCGGCTGGCTTAGTTTGGTATCGGCGGCGGCAAGGAAATGTGGCATGGTATTTAGACGGCAATCCGCTTAAAGCGGTGGAATAGGAGTGATTTTGTGCCAACGAAAATAGCAGTGTTAGGTGCTGGTTCTTGGGGCACCGTGCTAGCCAATTTATTAACTGAAAATGGTCATGAAGTTGATTTGTGGAGTCACAATCCGGATCAGGTAGCCTTGATGAAGCGGACGCATCAAAATGAACACTATCTTGGTGCTGAGTTTACATTACAGCCGGCTTTGCATGTGACTGCTGACCTTGGCCAAGCCTTGGATCAAGCGGCGGTCATTTTGTTTGTTGTTCCAACCAATGCGATTCGCAGCGTGGCCGAGCAAGTTAAACCAATTCTGCAAGCTCATAAAGGGCGCGGTGAACAACCGATTATTGTTCATGCTGCTAAAGGACTTGAACGTGGCAGTGAGTTGCGCATCTCGCAAGTGCTCGCAGAAGTCTTGCCGAAGGAATTGATTCAAGGTATTGTTGTGATTTCCGGCCCGAGTCACGCCGAAGATGTCGCCACTCACGATATCACAACGTTAACCGCCGCTTCCGATGATTTGAAGTTGGCAGAAAAAGTGCAGAAGCTGTTCATGAATGATTATTTTCGGTTGTATACCAACACAGACGTCATTGGCGTTGAAATTGGTGCCGCTCTGAAAAACGTGATTGCCATTGGCGCTGGTGCCTTGCACGGTCTCGGCTATGGCGACAACACCAAAGCGGCCTTGATGACTCGCGGTTTAGCTGAAATCAGTCGGGTCGGCGTGAAGCTAGGTGCCGAACCGTTGACTTTCATCGGCTTATCTGGTGTCGGTGATCTGATTGTGACCTGTACCTCGGTCCACAGTCGTAACTGGCGAGCCGGCAACGCACTTGGACAAGGTGAAAAGTTGCCGGATGTGTTGAAAAACATGGGGATGGTGGTTGAAGGTGTCTCAACGACCAAAGTTGCCCATCAAATGGCCCGTGAACTTGACGTTGACATGCCAATCACAGACGCGATTTATCAAGTGCTCTACGAAAACGCGCCGATTCGTACTGTCATTACTGACTTGATGAAGCGTTCTGGTAAGCCGGAATTCGATTTTGACAATGCGAGTTTACAAAAACCATAAAACCATGTATATTAAACAGTATAGCTTACTAATTGTAAGCAATATGGCAAAAGGAGAGACTGCCCATGGCAAAAAAATATGATGTAATCGTGATCGGTGCCGGCCCAGGTGGTATGACGGCTGCACTTTATGCATCGCGTGCCAATTTATCTGTGCTGATGCTGGATCGCGGCGTCTATGGCGGGCAGATGAACAACACCGCTGAAGTTGAAAACTATCCGGGTTTCAAGTCAATCCTCGGGCCAGATCTTGGTCAGAAAATGTATGATGGTGCCACCCAATTTGGTGCTGAGTATGCCTATGGCAATGTCGTTAGCGTTCAAAACCGCGGTGCCGTCAAGCTAGTGAAAACTGACGAGGATGAGTACGAGGCTAAAGCGATTGTCATTGCGACAGGCGCAGAGCATAAGAAGTTGGGCGTACCGGGCGAAGAAGCCTACAGTGGCCGTGGCGTTTCATACTGTGCTGTCTGCGATGGCGCCTTCTTTAAGGATCGCGAGTTGGCCGTTATTGGTGGTGGCGATTCCGCGATTGAAGAAGGCCTTTACCTGACACAAATGGCCAAGAAGGTCACAGTTATTCATCGCCGTGATCAATTGCGTGCTCAGCAGATTATCCAGAAGCGAGCATTTGCCAATGATAAGATGCATTTCGTCTGGAATGCTCAGGTTCAGGAAATCCAAGGTGACGATATGAAAGTCACCGGCGTGAAGTACCGTGATAAGGAAACTGGCGAGGAACATGTTTTGCCAGTCGC
This genomic window from Lacticaseibacillus paracasei subsp. paracasei contains:
- the trxB gene encoding thioredoxin-disulfide reductase, with the protein product MAKKYDVIVIGAGPGGMTAALYASRANLSVLMLDRGVYGGQMNNTAEVENYPGFKSILGPDLGQKMYDGATQFGAEYAYGNVVSVQNRGAVKLVKTDEDEYEAKAIVIATGAEHKKLGVPGEEAYSGRGVSYCAVCDGAFFKDRELAVIGGGDSAIEEGLYLTQMAKKVTVIHRRDQLRAQQIIQKRAFANDKMHFVWNAQVQEIQGDDMKVTGVKYRDKETGEEHVLPVAGVFIYVGIMPMTEAFQDLGVLDEHGWIPTDEHMRTKVPGVFAIGDVRAKDLRQITTAVGEGGTAGQGVFNYIQSLNDTNIEIKA
- the hprK gene encoding HPr(Ser) kinase/phosphatase — its product is MADSVTVRQLVKATKLEVYSGEEYLDQRQVVLSDISRPGLELTGYFNYYPHERIQLFGRTEISFARNMSSEERLLILKRMATEDTPAFLVSRGLEAPAEMITAATAAHIPVLGSRLPTTRLSSLITEYLDSQLAERRSMHGVLVDIYGLGVLITGDSGVGKSETALELVQRGHRLIADDRVDVYQQDEQTIVGAAPPILSHLLEIRGLGIIDVMNLFGAGAVREDTTISLIVHLENWTPDKTFDRLGSGEQTQLIFDVPVPKITVPVKVGRNLAIIIEVAAMNFRAKSMGYDATKTFEKNLNHLIEHNEETDQNSSGDK
- a CDS encoding NAD(P)H-dependent glycerol-3-phosphate dehydrogenase, producing the protein MPTKIAVLGAGSWGTVLANLLTENGHEVDLWSHNPDQVALMKRTHQNEHYLGAEFTLQPALHVTADLGQALDQAAVILFVVPTNAIRSVAEQVKPILQAHKGRGEQPIIVHAAKGLERGSELRISQVLAEVLPKELIQGIVVISGPSHAEDVATHDITTLTAASDDLKLAEKVQKLFMNDYFRLYTNTDVIGVEIGAALKNVIAIGAGALHGLGYGDNTKAALMTRGLAEISRVGVKLGAEPLTFIGLSGVGDLIVTCTSVHSRNWRAGNALGQGEKLPDVLKNMGMVVEGVSTTKVAHQMARELDVDMPITDAIYQVLYENAPIRTVITDLMKRSGKPEFDFDNASLQKP
- the lgt gene encoding prolipoprotein diacylglyceryl transferase; translated protein: MLLALNPIAFQLGGLEVHWYGIIIASAVLIAVYLAMREAPKRGIKEDHILNLILWALPFALIGARLYYVAFEWPYYAAHPGEIIAIWHGGIAIYGALIASVIVFAIYCRVQWLPVWLVLDIAAPTVMLAQAIGRWGNFMNQEAHGAVTTLAYLRGLHLPEFIIQQMNIGGAYRQPTFLYESMWNLVGFALLMTVRHHEHWFKQGEVVLSYVMWYSFGRFFVEGMRTDSLYVMPGLRVSQLLSIILFVAAAGLVWYRRRQGNVAWYLDGNPLKAVE